The following are encoded in a window of Rhodothermia bacterium genomic DNA:
- a CDS encoding PAS domain S-box protein produces the protein MQIWLFSTSSAFIEQVERALGSSNDELTVISRLPAFSALETTPPDILIVEIPNPHAAENMIKQAQSLRPVVLLGILPPDTDPLLMKLVDNGLDAFLIKPTTENVLSVKLKKILRLRKLKASHENHGRLVKEQLKFYNTLPLGIFELSGQDEILWCNGIAELMFGFSKDELRGSLIQKILPQISEPTTRKSFLLRGNEVKGLHKKGEELIVKVTCSEAAIGTEGTSHVLLVENVSSQRSTEAALYDMEARANAILESTISGIITINEHGVIESFNPAAAKIFNYSPEEVIGQNIRMLMPDPYKREHDLYLNNYHSTGIRKIIGIGREVQGLRRDGSVFPMELAVNEVVLKNRRIYSGIVRDITKQRQLEKEILQISEQERRNIGQDLHDGLGQMLTALSLMADNLAMKLEREKNPLTNEAQKIVRHLEEADTFARFLARGLVPVQLEAYGLASALERLCHQAEQIFRIKCFFEVFGEYDTYTDPSAIHLYRIVQEAISNAVKHGKASQVHVELAVGSDQLRLRIKDNGSGFYPHESTQRGMGVHIMNYRARLIGGTLDIRNSSKGGTIITCTQPLGTGVLKLENSPSPPN, from the coding sequence ATGCAAATTTGGCTTTTTAGCACATCATCTGCTTTTATCGAACAAGTAGAGCGGGCGTTAGGTTCCTCCAACGACGAGCTAACCGTTATATCCCGCTTACCTGCATTTTCTGCTTTAGAGACTACGCCTCCGGACATTCTGATTGTGGAGATCCCAAACCCACACGCGGCGGAAAACATGATAAAACAAGCGCAATCCCTCCGGCCTGTTGTGCTATTGGGGATTCTTCCTCCCGATACAGACCCACTTTTGATGAAATTGGTTGACAATGGCTTAGATGCTTTTTTGATAAAGCCCACAACCGAAAATGTATTGAGTGTTAAACTAAAAAAAATCTTACGTTTAAGAAAGCTAAAAGCCTCTCATGAAAATCATGGACGATTGGTTAAGGAGCAACTCAAGTTCTACAATACACTCCCTTTAGGCATTTTTGAGTTATCGGGTCAGGACGAGATCTTGTGGTGTAATGGCATTGCGGAATTAATGTTTGGCTTTTCAAAAGATGAACTGAGAGGATCTTTAATCCAGAAAATCCTACCCCAAATCTCGGAACCTACAACCCGAAAATCCTTCCTGCTACGGGGCAATGAGGTAAAGGGTCTTCATAAAAAGGGCGAGGAATTGATCGTCAAAGTGACTTGTAGTGAAGCTGCCATTGGTACAGAAGGAACAAGCCATGTTTTATTGGTCGAGAATGTATCAAGCCAGCGGAGTACCGAAGCCGCCCTCTACGATATGGAAGCAAGGGCAAATGCCATTTTGGAATCTACCATTAGCGGGATAATTACCATCAACGAGCATGGCGTAATAGAGTCTTTTAATCCTGCTGCTGCCAAAATCTTTAATTATTCGCCGGAGGAAGTCATCGGGCAAAATATCCGAATGCTGATGCCAGACCCTTATAAACGCGAACACGATCTGTACCTTAACAATTACCACTCGACCGGAATCCGGAAAATTATTGGGATTGGGCGCGAAGTACAAGGGCTGCGCCGAGATGGTTCTGTTTTTCCAATGGAACTGGCGGTGAACGAGGTCGTCCTCAAAAACCGCCGTATTTATAGCGGTATTGTACGCGACATTACCAAACAGCGTCAACTCGAAAAGGAAATCCTTCAAATTAGCGAACAAGAACGCCGCAATATCGGCCAAGACCTGCATGATGGTTTGGGACAAATGTTAACGGCCTTGAGCCTAATGGCAGACAATCTGGCCATGAAATTAGAACGTGAGAAAAACCCACTGACGAACGAAGCCCAAAAAATAGTTCGTCACCTTGAAGAAGCCGATACCTTTGCACGCTTCTTGGCGCGAGGATTGGTTCCCGTTCAACTCGAAGCGTATGGATTGGCTTCGGCATTGGAGCGCCTTTGCCATCAGGCCGAGCAAATCTTTCGGATCAAATGCTTCTTTGAGGTTTTTGGCGAATACGATACCTATACCGATCCAAGTGCCATCCACCTCTACCGTATAGTTCAAGAGGCCATCAGTAATGCTGTAAAGCATGGTAAAGCATCGCAAGTACATGTGGAATTGGCGGTCGGTAGTGACCAACTGCGCTTGCGCATTAAAGACAATGGTTCTGGTTTTTACCCGCACGAAAGTACACAACGTGGGATGGGCGTTCATATCATGAATTACCGTGCCCGCCTTATCGGTGGAACCTTAGACATCCGCAATTCCTCGAAAGGAGGAACCATCATAACCTGCACACAACCGCTTGGTACAGGTGTTCTTAAATTAGAAAATTCACCATCACCCCCAAATTAA
- a CDS encoding universal stress protein — MLFAHQLLLPLTEATDPDTLVRVATSIGKMLNAASLHLLCFPNALGQGVAKAFPKSLRSLDNHETKTFLPELDAIGTTKTQLEAMGMQVSVEVVQRETLADATLAALERLKADLVLMLTPNHARPSVEQETLKRLLRLGGANVLMIPRELGAEVVFPPPKRILVPVDFSGYARAALKVAKELAHSLPNAQLLVLNVATQSGGYLAPQVHNWEYQFAKDRIRMSLFQRLEGFIHDTHGPETQYDLDILFGEPIHQIITTANRNQIDLIVMSSHGLNGIERLMIGSVTEGIMRQTSVPLLVVKATEVKSGFASASLLAASA; from the coding sequence ATGCTTTTCGCACATCAACTCCTGCTTCCACTGACAGAGGCTACCGATCCGGACACTTTGGTGCGGGTAGCTACTTCGATAGGGAAAATGCTCAATGCGGCTTCGTTGCATTTGCTTTGCTTTCCAAATGCATTAGGGCAGGGAGTTGCGAAAGCGTTCCCGAAGTCGCTACGTTCGTTAGATAACCATGAAACAAAGACCTTTCTTCCAGAACTTGATGCGATTGGTACGACAAAGACCCAGCTTGAAGCGATGGGTATGCAGGTTAGTGTCGAGGTTGTACAACGCGAAACCCTCGCCGATGCAACACTTGCCGCACTTGAGCGGCTAAAGGCTGATCTGGTGCTTATGTTAACCCCAAATCATGCCCGCCCTTCGGTCGAGCAAGAAACTTTGAAGCGGCTTTTGCGCTTAGGTGGGGCAAATGTCCTCATGATTCCAAGAGAGCTGGGTGCTGAAGTAGTCTTCCCACCTCCAAAACGCATCCTCGTTCCGGTTGATTTTTCCGGTTATGCACGCGCCGCCCTAAAAGTAGCCAAAGAATTGGCACACTCACTCCCCAATGCCCAACTCTTGGTCTTAAATGTGGCAACCCAATCTGGCGGATATTTGGCTCCGCAAGTACATAATTGGGAATACCAATTTGCCAAAGATAGAATTCGGATGTCTTTGTTCCAACGTTTAGAAGGCTTTATCCATGACACGCATGGCCCAGAAACCCAATATGATTTGGACATTTTATTCGGCGAACCGATCCATCAAATCATCACAACGGCCAACAGAAATCAAATAGACCTTATTGTGATGTCTTCCCATGGGTTAAATGGCATCGAGCGCCTGATGATAGGCAGTGTTACGGAAGGTATTATGCGTCAAACATCTGTACCGCTGTTGGTCGTCAAAGCAACGGAAGTCAAAAGCGGCTTTGCAAGCGCTTCATTGCTCGCAGCAAGTGCTTAA
- a CDS encoding universal stress protein — translation MLNIKSILIPIDFSKSSLAAAAYALAFGKELEAQEIHLIHILALKPANDLYSDVLDVQNPEDHLRHLPTDWQQQWGQLKQDVLDAGYQYISGMLQSDTIASPLVKYAETNKIDLVVMATHGRTGLAHRLLGSVADGLIEYAPCPVLTIRSDLAEKPYQDIRKILVPLDFSERSAEALRVAREYAHRTDAGLTALNVIARTEKSDLPASPWEKAYNEKNPDVRQIHKLESFIQYAGGPKVRYQTALMYGDPVEATQIYLEAYPQDLILMSTRGRSGDGLFHYGSTAEELVRRAPCPVLTFKQGDRIQYKHSRKKVAATSS, via the coding sequence ATGTTAAACATTAAAAGCATTCTAATCCCCATAGATTTTTCCAAGTCTTCGCTTGCAGCAGCGGCGTATGCACTTGCTTTTGGGAAGGAATTGGAAGCTCAGGAGATCCACCTTATACATATTTTGGCACTCAAGCCAGCCAATGACCTTTATTCTGATGTTCTGGACGTCCAAAATCCCGAAGACCATCTAAGGCATTTACCGACCGACTGGCAACAACAGTGGGGACAACTCAAGCAAGATGTTCTGGATGCTGGATATCAGTACATTTCTGGGATGTTGCAATCCGATACCATTGCTTCACCCTTGGTTAAATATGCCGAAACCAATAAGATAGATTTGGTGGTTATGGCGACTCACGGACGGACAGGTCTTGCGCATCGCCTCTTGGGTAGTGTGGCTGATGGACTGATCGAATACGCGCCATGCCCTGTTCTTACCATTCGATCGGATCTTGCAGAAAAGCCTTACCAAGACATACGCAAAATCTTGGTTCCCTTAGATTTTTCAGAGCGCTCTGCCGAGGCCCTGCGTGTGGCACGAGAATACGCCCATCGAACAGATGCCGGACTAACCGCATTGAATGTGATCGCACGAACTGAAAAGTCCGATTTGCCAGCTTCTCCATGGGAAAAAGCCTATAACGAAAAAAATCCGGACGTGCGGCAAATTCATAAATTAGAATCCTTTATCCAATATGCGGGAGGGCCAAAAGTCCGCTACCAAACCGCATTGATGTACGGCGATCCGGTAGAAGCCACCCAAATCTACTTAGAAGCATACCCGCAAGACCTGATCCTCATGTCCACCCGTGGACGATCTGGAGACGGGCTTTTCCACTACGGTAGTACTGCCGAAGAGTTGGTAAGACGCGCGCCTTGTCCAGTGTTAACCTTTAAGCAAGGAGACCGAATCCAATACAAACATTCACGGAAAAAGGTTGCCGCCACATCGTCTTAG
- a CDS encoding universal stress protein produces the protein MLTNAKLLLPVERNETTPDLVAFAHAFAREYGINQFHLVHVLPINPPVSSLEPMLQATLPMSDAHVLSEESEVFLSGIAKDLHKAGLEVRQTLLFDWDVANALIRYANEMEIDLVVMGTHGRKGISRLLMGSVAEKVVREANCPVLTVRPNTHLVKPELIRQIVVPTDLSKHAKMAFKVARHLAARHGATIHLLHVVKEEGLPPFYDPYWSYNQDKEAMHSKIYPLLSKFTEEVQVPSARVDYVIRFGTPETEIADFAHQINADLIVIPTHGLTGLAHFLMGSVTEKVLRSSNIPVLTIKSFGKHLSPLLTTESYTEE, from the coding sequence ATGTTGACAAATGCCAAATTATTGCTCCCTGTTGAGCGAAATGAAACGACGCCAGACTTGGTTGCATTTGCCCACGCATTTGCCCGTGAGTATGGGATTAATCAGTTCCATTTGGTGCATGTACTTCCCATCAACCCTCCCGTAAGTTCGTTAGAGCCAATGTTACAGGCAACCCTCCCGATGTCGGACGCCCATGTACTAAGTGAGGAGTCGGAGGTTTTTCTTAGCGGCATTGCCAAAGACCTGCATAAGGCCGGCTTAGAGGTGCGTCAAACACTTCTTTTTGATTGGGATGTGGCCAATGCCTTGATTCGGTATGCGAATGAGATGGAAATTGACTTGGTGGTAATGGGGACGCATGGGCGAAAAGGGATTAGTCGTTTGTTGATGGGTAGTGTAGCCGAGAAAGTAGTTCGTGAAGCAAATTGCCCTGTCTTGACGGTTCGTCCTAACACACATTTGGTGAAGCCCGAACTGATACGCCAAATTGTTGTCCCGACGGATCTATCGAAACATGCTAAAATGGCTTTCAAAGTAGCGCGTCATTTGGCCGCCCGTCATGGTGCAACCATCCATTTGTTACATGTCGTGAAAGAGGAAGGATTACCCCCCTTTTACGACCCCTATTGGTCTTATAACCAAGACAAAGAGGCCATGCACTCGAAAATTTATCCGTTGCTAAGCAAGTTTACAGAAGAAGTCCAAGTACCTTCCGCAAGAGTGGATTATGTAATTCGGTTTGGAACGCCGGAGACGGAAATTGCGGACTTTGCCCATCAAATAAATGCAGACTTGATCGTGATCCCAACCCATGGGCTTACGGGGCTTGCTCACTTCCTCATGGGAAGTGTAACCGAAAAAGTGCTTCGTTCCTCAAACATTCCGGTACTCACCATAAAATCCTTTGGGAAGCACCTAAGCCCCTTACTCACAACAGAAAGCTATACGGAAGAATAA
- a CDS encoding universal stress protein translates to MLYARKLLLPIEFSEMSYLAASWSLGVARKLGIQEVHLVHVVQMNPSPRISAISERVQYGQEIRDSIPPSFMEPWESLTQQVIQEGFRLRIDVLEANDITNVLVSYAESHLIDLIALNTHARTGFAFESLGSVAKNLIRHAPCPVLTLRVGDQQLYNTQSIQQILVPIDFSDRSKQAVRIARSLAERMGGEITAFHVEPVAGETTQHSRWEREYNASHPNATQTPKLVDFLHAASGPRVTCHTAPLFGELVPATLQYLARYQHDLIVIGTHEYRQDGFGFTQSMTERLIQLAPCPVLSFRPSSRSLIEFHNPQQEHLIHG, encoded by the coding sequence ATGTTATATGCCCGCAAATTATTGCTTCCCATTGAGTTCTCCGAAATGTCTTATCTCGCTGCTTCTTGGAGTTTGGGCGTAGCCCGTAAATTGGGAATTCAAGAGGTTCACTTGGTTCACGTTGTCCAGATGAATCCCTCTCCGCGCATCTCTGCAATTTCCGAGCGTGTGCAGTATGGCCAAGAGATCAGGGACAGTATCCCGCCTTCGTTCATGGAGCCATGGGAGAGTTTAACACAACAAGTGATTCAGGAAGGATTTCGTTTAAGGATTGATGTTTTGGAAGCCAATGACATTACAAATGTTTTGGTTTCATATGCTGAATCGCATTTGATTGATCTCATTGCACTCAACACTCACGCCAGAACAGGTTTCGCATTCGAGTCTCTGGGGAGTGTTGCCAAGAACCTGATTAGACACGCGCCTTGTCCGGTGTTAACCCTCCGCGTGGGCGACCAACAGCTATATAATACCCAATCTATCCAACAGATTTTGGTTCCGATAGACTTTTCCGATCGTTCGAAACAAGCCGTTCGGATTGCGCGATCCCTTGCCGAGCGGATGGGGGGCGAGATTACCGCCTTTCATGTTGAACCTGTTGCCGGAGAAACAACCCAACATTCTCGGTGGGAACGCGAATACAACGCAAGCCACCCTAATGCGACACAAACACCCAAATTGGTGGACTTTCTGCACGCGGCTTCTGGCCCACGGGTAACCTGCCATACCGCGCCTCTTTTTGGGGAATTGGTTCCAGCAACCCTGCAATATTTGGCAAGATACCAACATGATTTGATCGTTATTGGGACACATGAGTACCGTCAGGATGGTTTTGGCTTTACCCAGAGCATGACCGAGCGGCTCATTCAACTTGCGCCTTGCCCCGTATTGAGTTTCCGGCCTTCTTCGCGCTCATTAATTGAGTTCCACAATCCACAACAAGAACATCTCATCCACGGTTAA
- a CDS encoding nitroreductase family protein codes for MANVAESPHLLLTYERLGMEEMTHRADAFYEQMNKRRSVRFFSEEPVPKHLIERAILTAGTSPSGAHRQPWQFVAISDPELKRQLREAVEVEEKRSYEERMPQAWLEALAPIGTTWEKPFIETAPWIVVCFEESYGFDEDGRKCKNYYVQESCGIACGMFIAAIHNMGLVTLTHTPSPMGFLSALLQRPINEKPFMLFPVGFPSLHASVPNLSRKPLAKISSWF; via the coding sequence ATGGCGAATGTAGCGGAATCACCCCACCTCCTATTAACTTATGAGCGGTTGGGGATGGAGGAAATGACGCACCGTGCGGATGCATTCTACGAACAAATGAACAAACGGCGTTCTGTTCGTTTTTTCTCCGAGGAACCCGTCCCAAAGCACCTGATCGAGCGGGCGATTCTGACGGCGGGAACTTCACCAAGTGGTGCGCATCGGCAACCTTGGCAGTTTGTTGCTATCTCAGATCCTGAACTAAAACGTCAACTTAGGGAGGCGGTTGAGGTAGAAGAAAAACGCTCCTATGAAGAACGGATGCCACAAGCGTGGTTAGAAGCCCTCGCACCAATTGGTACAACGTGGGAAAAACCCTTTATCGAGACCGCACCTTGGATTGTGGTTTGTTTTGAAGAATCGTATGGTTTTGATGAGGATGGGCGTAAATGCAAAAATTATTATGTCCAAGAAAGTTGCGGTATTGCATGTGGCATGTTTATTGCTGCAATTCATAACATGGGTTTAGTTACTTTAACCCATACACCAAGTCCAATGGGCTTTCTTAGTGCCTTGCTTCAGCGGCCTATCAATGAAAAACCATTTATGCTTTTTCCGGTTGGCTTCCCGTCTTTACATGCAAGTGTACCCAATTTATCCAGAAAACCACTTGCCAAGATTTCTTCTTGGTTTTAG